In Paenibacillus sp. 1781tsa1, one DNA window encodes the following:
- a CDS encoding ABC transporter substrate-binding protein has protein sequence MKTNKKLSVRALFAITLSVVMLMVTACSSQGASGGNEKDAEGNYKDNLTISVANLTEIKNGNLDNDFHKFWTDKFNVTWDYNYIDWDSWGEKLRLWINSGDLPDVAVWNYVHGDAINSIEQGLFYKFPDDWKERWPNVAAAYNLTGLGDKLEELTGGTYVLPRPIYFENKPADPLTNQIGVIALRKDWAEAVGFELKDAYTTTELNEYAALVKEKDPGKVGNKLVPLSYNAADAMTNMIMPNSVHAMTDTPFYKGEDGKFHWGPADPETLTGLKLMQKAYKDGLLNPEFYTWKNNEGQNNFKVTGTAAVTSLGGLASYRQGLDSDMKKNLGVNSDELVHTAIVVGDDGKYRNMEQANFWSALIFNPDISDEKFERIMDLIDYSATKEGQLLINMGFEGTDWKYDENQELVSLLPEGTVLEDKYPARFEGLYLLGDDFSVVNPAIKKDYRDRAVKLFQEKAKLGTEGNSLAEYDWDVNLYDSKAKSQASFDYQNEYANLILKNGDLEANWKEWVNSKMSLVQPYLDELNEKF, from the coding sequence ATGAAAACGAACAAAAAGTTGTCAGTAAGAGCTCTCTTTGCCATCACGCTTAGTGTAGTTATGCTGATGGTGACCGCTTGTTCCAGCCAAGGAGCTTCAGGTGGTAACGAAAAAGATGCAGAGGGAAATTACAAAGATAACCTGACCATCTCTGTAGCTAACCTGACAGAAATCAAAAACGGGAACCTGGATAATGACTTCCACAAGTTCTGGACAGACAAATTCAATGTAACATGGGACTACAACTATATCGATTGGGATTCATGGGGCGAGAAGCTTCGTCTGTGGATTAACTCTGGCGACTTGCCGGATGTAGCGGTATGGAACTACGTACATGGCGATGCCATTAACAGCATTGAACAAGGTTTGTTCTACAAATTCCCGGATGACTGGAAAGAACGCTGGCCTAACGTTGCAGCAGCTTACAATTTGACGGGTCTTGGAGACAAGCTGGAAGAATTGACAGGTGGAACATACGTCCTGCCTAGACCAATCTATTTCGAGAACAAACCGGCTGACCCACTGACGAACCAAATTGGTGTCATTGCGCTTCGTAAAGACTGGGCTGAAGCCGTTGGTTTTGAACTGAAAGATGCTTATACAACAACCGAATTGAACGAATATGCTGCGCTAGTGAAAGAAAAAGATCCAGGCAAAGTAGGTAACAAACTTGTACCTCTGTCCTACAATGCAGCAGATGCCATGACGAATATGATTATGCCAAACAGCGTACATGCCATGACCGACACACCGTTCTACAAAGGTGAAGATGGCAAGTTCCACTGGGGACCAGCAGATCCTGAAACGCTGACAGGGCTTAAATTGATGCAAAAAGCGTATAAAGATGGATTGCTCAATCCTGAGTTCTACACATGGAAAAACAATGAAGGTCAAAACAACTTCAAAGTAACAGGAACAGCTGCTGTAACAAGTCTGGGCGGACTGGCTTCGTACAGACAAGGTCTGGATTCTGATATGAAAAAAAATCTGGGTGTAAATAGTGATGAACTGGTACACACAGCAATCGTAGTGGGCGATGACGGTAAATACCGTAACATGGAGCAAGCCAACTTCTGGTCTGCATTGATCTTCAATCCGGACATCAGTGACGAGAAATTCGAACGGATCATGGATCTGATCGATTACTCCGCAACAAAAGAAGGACAGTTGCTTATCAACATGGGCTTTGAAGGAACGGATTGGAAATATGATGAGAACCAAGAACTGGTTAGCTTGTTGCCAGAAGGAACAGTATTGGAAGATAAATACCCAGCACGTTTCGAAGGTCTATACCTGCTTGGTGACGACTTCAGTGTTGTAAACCCAGCAATCAAAAAGGATTACCGTGACAGAGCCGTGAAATTGTTCCAAGAAAAAGCAAAACTCGGTACAGAAGGCAATTCGCTTGCAGAATACGATTGGGATGTCAACCTATACGATTCCAAAGCTAAGAGTCAGGCTTCATTCGATTACCAGAACGAATATGCCAACCTGATCCTCAAAAACGGAGATCTGGAAGCAAACTGGAAAGAATGGGTGAACAGTAAAATGTCCCTGGTTCAACCTTATCTGGATGAGCTAAACGAGAAATTCTAG
- the bglX gene encoding beta-glucosidase BglX: protein MNNEQLLDLVKQMTLEEKTAQLLQLTANFYEGTNVEGQITGPMEEMGITEQSVDASGSILGLSGAQAIIDVQQAYMKKSRLGIPLLFMADVVHGFKTIFPIPLAIGCSWDTELAEKSAEIAARESAVSGLHVTFAPMVDLVRDPRWGRVMETTGEDPYLNSLFAAAFVRGYQGDSLKDEPDRLAACVKHFAAYGAAEGGRDYNTVDMSERNLREYYLPAYKAALDAGVEMVMTSFNTVDGIPASGNEKLMRGILRDEWGFDGVLISDWASIREMIAHGAAEDDREAAYRAIRAGVDMEMMTPCYVHHLPELIESGEVEEKLIDESVLRILQLKEKLGLFDNPLRAADPVREREIVFSKEHRQVSYELATKSAVLLKNDDSVLPLQPEANVALIGPFAQSPDILGWWSCEGVKEDAVKLGTALEERLTGGKVQFAQGSDVHTITAEQIAEALEVASKAELIVLALGEDSEMSGEGGSRTDIRLPAAQLELVKQLKTAGKPIASVIFNGRPLDLHGVIDESDAVLEAWFPGSEGGAAIADVLTGVVNPSARLTMSFPQSVGQIPVYYNHFNTGRPLNPEKTEERYVSKYIDSPNEPLLPFGYGLSYTSFSYGDLEVSSNEMTAEETLSIQVRVTNTGERAGVETVQLYVRDVTGEVVRPMRELKGYVKLALAPGESGTATFTLNEEQLRYHHSDLSHRSDRGEFHILVGANSRDTQKKSFRLV from the coding sequence ATGAATAACGAGCAGCTGCTAGACCTGGTAAAACAGATGACGTTGGAGGAAAAAACAGCTCAGCTTCTTCAGTTGACTGCCAACTTCTATGAAGGAACAAATGTCGAAGGTCAGATCACAGGGCCGATGGAAGAGATGGGAATTACGGAGCAGTCCGTGGATGCTAGTGGGTCCATTCTGGGGTTGTCCGGTGCGCAGGCCATCATTGATGTACAGCAAGCTTATATGAAAAAAAGCCGTTTGGGCATTCCGCTCTTGTTCATGGCTGACGTAGTTCATGGATTCAAAACCATTTTCCCGATTCCACTGGCGATCGGTTGCTCATGGGACACAGAACTGGCTGAGAAAAGTGCTGAAATTGCAGCACGTGAATCGGCTGTATCCGGTTTACATGTTACCTTTGCACCTATGGTGGACCTGGTTCGTGACCCGCGCTGGGGCCGTGTGATGGAAACAACAGGTGAAGATCCTTATCTGAACAGCTTGTTCGCGGCTGCATTTGTACGTGGATATCAGGGCGATAGCTTGAAGGATGAGCCTGATCGTCTTGCAGCCTGCGTTAAACACTTTGCGGCGTATGGAGCAGCTGAGGGTGGTCGGGATTACAATACGGTGGACATGTCCGAGCGTAACCTGCGTGAGTACTATTTGCCAGCGTACAAAGCTGCATTGGATGCGGGTGTAGAGATGGTCATGACTTCGTTCAATACGGTTGACGGTATTCCGGCAAGTGGCAATGAGAAGTTAATGCGCGGCATTTTGCGTGACGAGTGGGGCTTTGATGGTGTACTGATCTCGGATTGGGCTTCCATTCGCGAGATGATTGCACATGGCGCTGCGGAAGATGATCGTGAAGCGGCATACCGTGCCATTCGCGCAGGCGTAGATATGGAGATGATGACACCTTGTTATGTACATCATTTGCCTGAGCTGATTGAGAGCGGTGAAGTGGAAGAGAAGCTCATTGATGAATCCGTTCTGCGAATTCTGCAATTGAAAGAGAAGCTGGGATTGTTCGACAATCCGCTACGTGCAGCTGATCCGGTTCGTGAACGCGAGATTGTGTTCTCCAAAGAGCACCGTCAGGTATCGTATGAACTGGCAACCAAATCGGCTGTCCTGTTGAAGAATGATGACAGCGTGCTTCCGCTTCAGCCTGAAGCTAATGTAGCCCTTATTGGTCCTTTTGCACAGAGTCCTGATATTCTGGGCTGGTGGTCCTGTGAAGGAGTTAAGGAAGATGCAGTCAAGCTCGGAACAGCTCTGGAAGAACGCTTGACGGGTGGAAAAGTTCAATTTGCTCAAGGCAGTGATGTTCATACGATTACAGCTGAGCAGATTGCGGAAGCCCTTGAAGTGGCAAGCAAAGCAGAGCTGATTGTCCTTGCCCTAGGTGAAGACTCCGAGATGAGTGGAGAAGGTGGATCACGCACGGATATTCGTCTGCCAGCAGCCCAATTGGAATTGGTTAAACAGCTCAAAACAGCGGGAAAACCGATTGCCAGCGTTATTTTCAACGGCCGTCCACTGGATCTGCATGGTGTAATCGATGAATCGGATGCCGTTCTTGAAGCCTGGTTCCCAGGTAGTGAGGGCGGGGCAGCGATCGCAGATGTTCTGACAGGTGTAGTGAATCCATCTGCACGTCTGACGATGTCCTTCCCGCAGTCCGTAGGTCAGATTCCGGTCTATTACAACCATTTCAATACAGGTCGTCCGTTGAACCCGGAGAAGACGGAAGAACGTTATGTTTCGAAATACATTGACAGCCCGAATGAACCTCTGCTTCCGTTCGGTTATGGTCTCTCATACACTTCTTTCTCTTATGGTGATCTTGAAGTGTCAAGTAACGAGATGACTGCCGAAGAGACCCTGAGCATCCAAGTACGTGTAACGAACACGGGTGAGCGCGCAGGTGTAGAGACCGTTCAATTGTACGTTCGTGATGTAACGGGTGAAGTCGTTCGTCCTATGCGTGAGCTGAAAGGATATGTGAAGCTTGCACTGGCTCCAGGCGAGAGTGGTACAGCTACGTTTACGTTAAATGAAGAACAGCTTCGTTATCACCATTCCGATTTAAGCCATCGCAGTGATCGAGGTGAGTTCCATATTCTTGTGGGTGCAAACAGTCGGGATACTCAGAAGAAATCATTCAGACTTGTTTAA
- a CDS encoding LacI family DNA-binding transcriptional regulator, producing the protein MVSIKDIAKQAGVSISTVSYALNGSNKVTDETSSKILAIAKELNYVPNAAARTLKKRESKILGVFLTDFSGDVYGDLLSGMKAVCNAQGYDLIVCSGKQSHRMLPERMIDGAIILDHTFASEELMQYADRGHKIVVLDREMDHPNINQVLLDNKAGATLAMEHLIEQGHKKIYVVTGPEGSFDSVQRLKAVRQVAEREADVEWIEITGDFEKSGGERAADQIVQVYDGPAAVFCLNDEMAIGLCDRLAESALGVGQEIDVIGFDNIELSKYVQPRLASIDYSKRKWGSLAAEQLIKIIAGEPVDHERIYVTLVEGGSVSGAMPAGSVISMRNDRAVSY; encoded by the coding sequence GTGGTCAGTATCAAGGATATCGCCAAGCAGGCGGGAGTTTCTATCTCTACTGTGTCATATGCGCTGAATGGCAGCAACAAAGTGACCGATGAGACGAGTTCCAAAATTTTGGCCATTGCCAAAGAACTGAACTATGTTCCAAATGCCGCAGCAAGAACACTGAAGAAGAGGGAATCCAAAATTCTAGGTGTATTCTTGACCGATTTTAGCGGAGATGTGTATGGAGACTTGCTGAGTGGCATGAAAGCCGTATGTAATGCTCAAGGCTATGACCTGATCGTGTGCAGTGGTAAACAATCCCATCGCATGCTTCCGGAGAGAATGATTGATGGTGCAATCATTCTGGATCATACGTTTGCAAGTGAGGAACTGATGCAATACGCCGATCGGGGGCACAAAATCGTTGTATTGGACCGTGAGATGGATCATCCCAACATTAATCAGGTTCTGCTGGATAATAAGGCTGGGGCCACACTTGCGATGGAACATCTTATTGAACAGGGGCATAAGAAAATCTACGTGGTGACAGGACCGGAAGGTTCGTTTGACTCTGTGCAGCGGTTAAAGGCTGTGAGACAGGTTGCGGAACGTGAAGCCGATGTGGAATGGATTGAGATCACGGGAGATTTTGAAAAGAGTGGTGGAGAACGAGCCGCAGATCAGATTGTGCAGGTGTATGATGGACCCGCAGCGGTATTCTGTCTCAATGATGAGATGGCTATTGGCTTGTGTGATCGTCTGGCAGAAAGTGCACTTGGCGTTGGTCAGGAGATCGATGTCATCGGATTCGACAATATTGAATTGAGCAAGTATGTCCAGCCGAGACTGGCAAGCATTGATTATTCCAAACGCAAATGGGGATCGCTCGCTGCTGAACAATTGATCAAAATTATTGCTGGAGAACCCGTCGATCATGAACGAATTTATGTGACATTAGTTGAGGGTGGGTCGGTGAGTGGGGCTATGCCGGCTGGTTCGGTTATATCTATGCGGAATGATCGGGCGGTTAGCTATTGA
- a CDS encoding phosphodiester glycosidase family protein: MITPVKQVNRFFMLALAPFVGLILCLLLLRPPLEPGGLIPTELSEDTITPRTQAISQELAGAKDAAVQTSSSIKRTTQLYNKTTSTMSTLVQKASAQADRPETIYNKRITSKLGVPFERVDSDRLTIELYRVNPGSYKGYAMKIKLKDPTAMQMALDSEPGRSETTMQAVKRNGAIAGINAGGFADSGGKRYPLSTTVMDGKYVNGFQASFKDLFFVGLNDAGKLVGGKFFDKNSLDRLQPQFGATFVPVLLQNGRKTTIPDKWKVSPKRAPRTVIGNYKDDQLLIIVVDGYNEGGSSGATLEELQGRLYKLGVIDAYNLDGGGSSSLILNNRVVNNPSDGSLRPVPTHFLFYK, encoded by the coding sequence ATGATTACACCCGTCAAACAGGTTAATCGTTTTTTTATGCTTGCACTCGCTCCTTTTGTTGGATTGATATTATGCCTGCTGCTGCTTCGTCCTCCACTAGAACCCGGAGGTTTGATTCCTACCGAACTGTCAGAGGATACGATTACACCCCGGACCCAAGCAATTAGCCAAGAGCTTGCCGGGGCAAAAGATGCTGCTGTCCAGACTTCTTCTTCTATTAAAAGAACGACACAGCTCTATAATAAGACAACAAGCACGATGTCTACACTTGTTCAGAAGGCTTCCGCCCAGGCGGATCGTCCGGAAACGATCTACAACAAACGGATTACTTCCAAGCTTGGCGTTCCATTTGAACGGGTAGACAGTGACCGGCTAACGATTGAATTGTACAGAGTGAATCCTGGCAGCTATAAGGGCTACGCCATGAAGATCAAGCTAAAAGACCCTACTGCTATGCAGATGGCTCTAGACAGTGAACCTGGGCGTTCTGAGACGACCATGCAGGCTGTGAAGCGTAACGGCGCAATTGCCGGGATCAACGCAGGTGGATTTGCTGACAGTGGCGGCAAACGTTATCCACTTAGCACAACCGTCATGGACGGGAAATACGTGAACGGTTTCCAGGCCAGTTTCAAAGATCTGTTTTTTGTAGGACTTAACGATGCCGGCAAGCTGGTCGGAGGCAAGTTCTTCGACAAAAACTCACTGGATCGCCTGCAACCGCAATTTGGGGCTACGTTTGTTCCGGTGCTTTTACAGAATGGACGTAAAACCACAATTCCCGATAAGTGGAAAGTATCACCCAAACGAGCACCACGTACGGTCATTGGCAATTATAAGGATGATCAGTTGTTGATCATTGTGGTCGATGGATATAATGAAGGCGGAAGTTCCGGTGCTACCCTTGAAGAGTTGCAAGGACGGTTGTACAAGCTTGGGGTCATCGACGCCTATAATCTGGATGGCGGTGGATCTTCCTCGCTTATTCTGAATAATCGGGTTGTGAATAACCCTTCGGACGGTAGTCTCAGACCGGTGCCCACGCACTTTTTATTTTACAAATAA
- a CDS encoding uroporphyrinogen-III C-methyltransferase: protein MKPSAPPSDIHHTRSAKGKAGSSIKLFLVMWIVLIALGVVGTYYYSNHLQQQMINQLQAHNQQQIAALKTDYENQLTTISKEVEDLQGQVQSFNELLTFTKDNASDKTDNSNKLYTQLSEVKKQLETLQKKMDLLK, encoded by the coding sequence ATGAAACCATCTGCCCCGCCCTCTGACATCCATCACACCCGGAGCGCCAAAGGCAAGGCCGGATCTTCAATCAAGCTGTTTCTGGTAATGTGGATTGTTCTCATTGCACTAGGAGTCGTTGGAACCTACTATTATAGTAACCATCTCCAGCAACAGATGATTAACCAGCTTCAGGCCCATAATCAGCAGCAGATAGCAGCGCTAAAAACCGACTACGAAAATCAGCTAACAACGATATCGAAGGAAGTAGAAGACCTGCAGGGACAAGTTCAATCCTTCAATGAATTGCTGACTTTCACCAAGGATAATGCAAGTGACAAAACGGATAACAGCAACAAACTGTATACCCAGCTGAGCGAAGTCAAAAAACAACTGGAGACACTCCAGAAAAAGATGGACCTGCTCAAATGA
- a CDS encoding response regulator transcription factor has product MKKVWQVVIVDIHPTSMLGTKLILEEQQDLTVRGMTSTGTEGLDLVNMHQPDLILMDYRLPEGQADQYIAQMKNLSPHSHIIILTDEDNVKLFRHLMSLGASGMLSKQASPSQLIHLISGLREGHVSIPLAWLNSAEWAQPVESPTESRVIELTETETFIMERIVQGVTYDKIANEINVSRRSIDNYLRKIYVKLEVSSRAQAIERYALHARQVKTGS; this is encoded by the coding sequence ATGAAAAAAGTATGGCAGGTGGTCATCGTAGATATCCACCCCACCAGCATGCTCGGTACAAAATTGATTTTGGAAGAGCAGCAAGATCTGACGGTACGTGGCATGACTTCGACCGGAACAGAAGGGCTCGATCTAGTGAATATGCACCAGCCTGATCTGATTCTGATGGATTATCGTCTTCCAGAGGGACAGGCAGATCAATATATTGCCCAGATGAAGAATCTGTCACCTCACAGTCACATCATAATTCTGACGGATGAAGACAATGTGAAGCTGTTTCGTCATCTGATGAGTCTTGGTGCAAGCGGCATGTTATCCAAACAGGCTTCCCCTAGCCAGCTGATTCATCTGATCTCTGGGTTACGTGAGGGCCATGTGTCCATTCCATTGGCGTGGTTAAACAGTGCGGAGTGGGCGCAACCTGTGGAATCTCCGACAGAATCACGTGTAATTGAATTAACAGAAACCGAAACTTTTATCATGGAAAGAATTGTTCAGGGTGTAACCTATGATAAAATAGCGAATGAGATCAACGTTAGCAGACGTTCCATTGATAATTACCTGCGTAAAATATACGTGAAGCTGGAAGTAAGCAGTAGAGCACAGGCCATTGAACGTTATGCCTTGCATGCAAGACAAGTGAAGACGGGATCATGA
- a CDS encoding PLP-dependent aminotransferase family protein — MKYFFASRTNRLLSSPLRDIREMSGRDYFISLAEELPAEELFPFKLLEEAAVSVFSSGPSALQYGEPAGYTPLREWLNKDWNARKGIRTVPEQILLTTGTQQAIDLVMRLLLEPGDSVLVEHPTSPGCLEVLEMQGAKIVPVMGDRDGILPDLLEHHMQQVRPKLLFAAPSFSNPTGALWSMERREAVLELCSRYGVLLVEDDSYGELHFDGLEPTEFYRKYPSLFALDTADQGGHVLYIGSFSKTVAPALRTGWAAGHPALIQAMASVKRIADGQSSPMNQRLLYQLLAHSPFRWSDHLSMLNREYKTRLKLMLELLKRPGWKGCEYNIPEGGMYLWVQLPEGLDSGALLKAALPKGVSFLPGSLCSTGVQDQRYIRLNFSHPGRDELLLGMNLISEAISEFTARS, encoded by the coding sequence ATGAAATATTTCTTTGCTTCCCGTACCAACAGGCTTTTGTCATCACCACTGAGGGATATACGTGAGATGTCTGGCAGAGATTATTTCATTTCTCTGGCAGAAGAATTGCCTGCGGAGGAGTTGTTTCCTTTCAAATTGTTGGAAGAAGCAGCGGTGTCTGTCTTTAGTTCAGGCCCTTCCGCTTTGCAATATGGAGAGCCAGCAGGCTACACACCCCTAAGAGAGTGGTTGAACAAAGACTGGAATGCACGCAAAGGCATACGAACGGTACCCGAGCAGATTCTGTTGACCACTGGTACCCAGCAGGCCATCGATCTCGTGATGCGTCTATTGCTTGAGCCAGGAGATTCTGTACTGGTTGAACATCCCACATCTCCAGGCTGTCTTGAAGTTTTGGAGATGCAAGGAGCCAAGATTGTGCCCGTCATGGGTGATCGGGACGGCATACTGCCAGACCTTTTGGAGCATCACATGCAGCAGGTTAGACCGAAGCTGCTTTTTGCTGCACCCAGTTTCTCAAATCCGACTGGTGCTTTGTGGAGTATGGAGCGTCGGGAGGCTGTCCTTGAACTGTGTTCGCGCTATGGTGTACTGCTTGTGGAAGATGATTCCTACGGAGAGCTCCATTTCGATGGCCTTGAACCAACGGAATTCTATCGTAAATATCCTTCACTCTTTGCACTGGATACTGCAGATCAGGGTGGACATGTTCTATACATTGGTTCATTCAGCAAAACGGTAGCGCCCGCTCTTCGAACCGGATGGGCCGCTGGACATCCGGCACTGATTCAGGCCATGGCCTCAGTTAAACGGATTGCTGATGGTCAGTCCAGTCCGATGAATCAGCGGCTGTTGTATCAATTGCTTGCCCATTCCCCTTTTCGTTGGAGTGATCACCTGTCCATGTTGAATCGGGAGTATAAGACAAGACTCAAACTGATGCTTGAGCTGTTGAAGAGACCGGGCTGGAAAGGGTGTGAGTACAACATCCCAGAGGGTGGAATGTATCTGTGGGTACAGTTGCCGGAAGGATTGGATAGTGGCGCTCTGCTTAAGGCAGCTCTGCCCAAAGGTGTATCTTTTCTGCCTGGATCACTATGTTCTACAGGTGTACAGGATCAACGTTACATTCGATTGAACTTTAGCCATCCGGGCCGGGATGAATTGCTTCTCGGCATGAATCTGATCAGTGAAGCCATTTCCGAATTTACGGCTCGTAGCTAA
- a CDS encoding FMN-dependent NADH-azoreductase, translating into MSNILFVKANDRPADQAVSVKLYDAFLSAYKESHPGDTVTELDLYNTEFPFYGNTAITGTYKAANGFELTADEQKAASLAAQLQDQFLAADKIVFAFPLWNFTVPAPLVNYIAYLSQAGKTFKYTAEGPVGLAGDKKVALLNARGGVYSEGPMAAAEMSLNFLKTVLGLWGIQNPEVVIVEGHNASADRAEEIVTAGLKLASEVAVKF; encoded by the coding sequence ATGTCTAATATTTTATTTGTTAAAGCAAATGACCGTCCTGCAGATCAAGCAGTCAGCGTTAAATTGTACGATGCATTCTTGAGCGCATACAAAGAGTCCCACCCAGGTGACACAGTTACTGAGTTGGATCTCTACAATACAGAATTCCCATTCTATGGTAACACTGCAATTACAGGTACTTACAAAGCAGCTAACGGTTTTGAACTGACAGCTGACGAGCAAAAAGCAGCTTCACTTGCAGCACAATTGCAAGATCAATTCCTGGCAGCTGACAAAATTGTATTTGCATTCCCACTGTGGAACTTCACTGTTCCAGCTCCATTGGTAAACTACATTGCTTACCTGAGCCAAGCTGGTAAAACATTCAAATACACTGCTGAAGGTCCTGTAGGACTTGCTGGCGACAAAAAAGTAGCTTTGCTTAACGCACGTGGTGGCGTGTACTCCGAAGGTCCGATGGCAGCTGCTGAAATGTCCCTGAACTTCCTGAAAACAGTTCTCGGCTTGTGGGGCATTCAAAACCCTGAAGTAGTTATCGTTGAAGGACATAACGCTTCTGCAGATCGTGCTGAAGAAATCGTTACTGCAGGTCTGAAATTGGCTTCCGAAGTAGCAGTAAAATTCTAA
- a CDS encoding DUF2161 domain-containing phosphodiesterase yields MAVQYETELYSPVKAFFEQRGFDVKAEVRHCDLVGVRSDQEEPLIVEMKKTFNLSLLLQGMQRLKLSPFVYLAVERNRSKRGAVNQRWSELTALCRQLGLGLLTVTFYKTKAPLIDVLCEPSAQIPLTGRNQVARKSGVRRKRLLKEFDERSGDYNTGGSTRRQLVTAYREKALRVASALRTNGEASPATLARQTGVGSAAAILQKNYYGWFERLSRGKYILTIKGAQALTEHAHMLEDNDMIERTINELDVTYSVSVENKDDLAHIAETAEQYLKNTGEI; encoded by the coding sequence ATGGCAGTGCAATACGAAACCGAATTATATTCGCCTGTGAAGGCTTTCTTCGAGCAGCGTGGCTTCGACGTGAAGGCGGAAGTCAGACATTGTGACCTCGTAGGGGTCAGATCGGATCAGGAGGAACCACTGATTGTGGAGATGAAAAAAACATTTAACCTCTCCCTCTTGTTGCAGGGCATGCAGCGCTTGAAGCTTAGCCCGTTCGTGTATTTGGCCGTCGAGCGCAATCGCAGCAAACGCGGAGCCGTGAACCAACGCTGGAGCGAACTGACTGCATTATGCAGACAGCTCGGTCTGGGGCTGCTGACGGTCACTTTTTACAAAACCAAAGCTCCCCTGATTGATGTATTATGCGAGCCCTCCGCCCAGATTCCCCTCACTGGTCGCAATCAGGTTGCTCGCAAAAGTGGTGTTCGACGGAAACGCCTGCTGAAGGAATTCGACGAACGCAGCGGAGATTACAATACGGGAGGCAGCACACGCAGACAGCTGGTCACGGCATATCGTGAGAAGGCCTTACGGGTCGCATCCGCTCTGCGAACGAACGGAGAAGCCTCTCCCGCCACCCTCGCCAGACAGACTGGTGTAGGTTCTGCCGCGGCGATTCTGCAAAAGAATTATTATGGCTGGTTTGAACGCCTCTCCCGAGGGAAATATATTCTGACAATTAAGGGAGCACAGGCGTTAACCGAGCATGCACATATGCTTGAGGATAATGATATGATCGAACGAACCATTAATGAACTTGATGTAACGTATTCGGTATCTGTTGAAAATAAGGACGACCTTGCGCATATCGCCGAAACAGCGGAGCAATACTTGAAAAATACAGGCGAGATCTAA